From the Roseibium salinum genome, one window contains:
- a CDS encoding GYD domain-containing protein: MPRFIVTGNYTASAMKAMLASPTDREAAARAIVEAAGGTLESFYLTTGDSDFAIKVTIDDVTNLIAGLMVTGASGAVSHLKTVRAFTSDEFTAIQKKAGELAIAYKAPGN; this comes from the coding sequence ATGCCAAGATTTATCGTTACCGGGAACTATACCGCCTCGGCCATGAAAGCGATGCTTGCGAGCCCAACTGACCGCGAAGCTGCTGCCCGCGCCATTGTGGAAGCAGCAGGCGGCACACTGGAGAGCTTTTACCTGACAACAGGCGACAGCGATTTCGCGATCAAGGTTACCATCGACGACGTTACGAACCTCATCGCAGGTTTGATGGTCACCGGGGCCAGCGGTGCGGTCAGCCACCTCAAGACAGTGCGGGCATTCACTTCTGACGAATTCACCGCAATACAAAAGAAGGCTGGCGAACTCGCCATTGCCTACAAGGCACCGGGCAACTGA